The Bifidobacterium animalis subsp. animalis ATCC 25527 genomic interval CGCCACACGGCCTCCGATACCGATGAAATGAAGCGGGCGGCGCAGGAACTCGAAATCAGCGACGTCGCCAAGAGGCTTCTGCTCACCGGCACGCATGCACGACTGAGTCTCATTGACAAGTCGATGAGACTCGGCAGGCCGCTCACCGAACTGGCTCGATTCGCCTCCCTTGAATCGTTGATGGGCGGCAAGCAGCTATGGGAGAACGGTGATGTCCGCGAGTTGCATTTCGTGCCATTCGGCATTTTCCATGCCGAGGTGGCCGATGATACCGAGATGCACACCGTCGACATCATTATGCGTCATAATTTGCTGTCGCGCATGATGTGCTCGTGTGAGCAGGCACAAAGTCTGCACGTATGTCGGCATGAGGTGGCCACGATTCTGCAGTTGGCCCAGCAGTTCCGGTTCGCCATTGATCTCGACGTCGAACGCGGCGTGTCGATGCGCGAAGGGGAGCGGGGAACGGGCAGCCAGTTCGAGCATTACGCCAATATGCTCGACGTGATGCGTGAGCATGAGGATTCCCGGGATACCTATGAATGGCTCACCGCATACATTCAACCCCTTGAAAGCGACACCGGCGACCTGTACCACACCGAGTTCATGACAATGCCCGGCGTGATGAGCAGCGTGTCGTACGTGGTATACGAGCCGATCATGCTCGGCTTCATCGATTCCGTACTCACCCGGTGCTCGGCGGATTTCACCAAGACGTTGCGTCGTTACGGACTCGATGCAGATGTGGACCCGAAGATTCTGAATGTGCATTCATTGGACATGGAATTGGTGAGCGCTCTGATCACCATGATTGTGTACCGTGAACGCCGTTCCGACGGTTACCTTGCCGAATGCTTGGAGAACGGCGTGCTCGTCGGGCTGCTCAAGCGTATAAGGGAACTTGTGGAGGAAGGCAAGGATCGCCGGTCACGGCGCATACGCCAATAGGTTGAAGCTGGCGGCCACATGCGGCTGTGGGGATACACTTGGGGTTATGAATGATTCGATCAGTTACAGGACGTTGCAGCGCACCGATTACCCCGCGTTGACGAAGATGTTGTGCGAGACGTGGCACAAGCAGGATCCACAGATGGATGAGGATCTGCAGACGAAACTTGCCCAGATAGATCTCGAATACTGTCTGGCACGCACGACCACCGCCGAAGTGGCTGTACGCGATGGTGAAGTGGTCGGTGCCATTCTGGGACGAATCGATGCACAGGAGACCCGCAAGGGAATCAACCAGCATCATCGCAGCGTCATGAAGATCATGGGACCGCTCTTCTTCAACAAGTCGGCTCATCAGGCGCTGAAGAACATGCTCAACGCCGAGAAAGCCGACCGGCAGATGATCGAGCAGGCGAAGAAGGACGGCCACGCCTATGACGGCGAGATCGTGCTCTTCATTGTGCGCGAGGACATGCGCGGTCAGGGCGTAGGGCAGCATCTGTTCGACTGGATGCTCAATGAATTCAAAGTGAACAATGTGGAGCACTACTTCCTGTACACCGACACAGATTGCGACTACGGTTTCTACGAGAATCGCGGCATGGTGCGTCGCATGGAGATGCCCATGGAACCCCACACGCCGAAGGAGGACACCGAGGCGCATCAGGAAGCCGATTACCTCGACAACCACTTGCATGCGCTGATGTTCGACAACGAGACGTCGCCGGCCAATGAGGGCGTCAATCCGCTCGGTCGTGACTGATTCGAAAAGGCGTCGACATGCATATGAGCGAACCTGAATTCGAGCGGACCGTCACCGAGGCGGTCCGCTCCGTCCCCGAACGGTTCAAAAAGGCCCTCTCCAACATCGCGATCACGGTGGCCGACGAGCCAACGGACAGCGAATACGTCAGCATGACCCACGGAGATGGCGAGCTGCTCGGCCTCTACCAAGGCACGCCAATCACCCAGCGCACCACCGGATACGCCGGCGTGCTGCCGGACCGCATCACGATCTTCAAAGGTCCCCATGAACGCATCTGCGCCACGCATGCGCAGATGATCGAACAGATTCGCAAGACCGTGCTCCACGAGCTGGGGCACTATTTCGGATTCGACGATAAATACCTGCACTCCCATGGCTACTGATGCTGGTGAATATACGCAATGACGGTGGCCGGCGACCTTGGGAACCAAGGTCGCCGGCCACCGTCATTGCGTGTGGGGTCAGTCAATGGTGGTGCCGAAAGGCCACAGGGCAAGCTTACACATCTTGAATGACTGAATGCCGAAAGGCACGCCGATCACCGTGATGCAATTCAGCACACCGGCAATGAGATACCCAAGCGCCATCCACCAGCCGACCAGGACCACCCATACGATGTTGAGTAGCAGCGAACCCACCGAACCGCCGTAGACGACGTGTTTGCCGAAGGGGGTGAGCGTGAGCTGGGCCATTTTGAACGACTGCACACCCAACGGGATACCTACGATTGTCACACAAAGCACGAGGCCGACCACAAACCAGGCGAAGGCGATCTCCAGACCGCCCAGAACAAGCCAGATCAAATTACCGATGAATCTCATACCGACAGTGTAGGCCGGCATGGATACGCGGCCAAACGCACGATGTCCATCGGCGAACATGCATGGAGACGACATGCCGCTTCGTCTGCCGACCATGTGACAATACGGGAATGCGGGGGAACTCAGACGAGTTGAGAACGCGGCAGCGTGACCCTTTGAACCTGTTGGTCAATACCTACGTAGGGAGACATCATATGGCGAAATCCATGCCGATCACCATCACCAGAACCGACCTGCCACCGTTCGCATTGCGCATGCGTCAGGCCGCCGATCCTGTATGGGAAGAGGGCTACAGGCAGCCGTTCATACAGGAACTCGGCGCTGGAACCCTTGACCGTTCGAAGTTCGCGTTCTACCTGATGCAGGACGAGCTCTACCTTGGCGCCTATGCAAAGGTGCATGCGCTCGCCGTGACGAAGACCGACGACCGCGAGGTGATGGCATGGATGGCGGGTGTGCAGGACGCGATCCTGCATGTGGAGACCTCACTGCATCGCGACTATCTGGCATCATTCGGCCTGACCGAGGAGAAGGTGCTGCACGGCCAGCAGTCCGCATTCGCGCGCGCCTACACGACGAACATGCTCACCACCGCGTATTCGGGCGATCTGCTCGACATCCTGGTGTCCGTGCTGCCCTGCGCGTGGGTGTACGCCGACTATGGCGAGCGGCTGGCACGTGATTTTGCGCAGGGACTCGAGCACAATCCATACCGGCAGTGGATCGACATGTACAAGACCGACGAGTTCTGGCAGAGCTCCGTATGGCTGCTCGCACAGATCGAACGCCGCGTTGCCGACGTGGGCGAGGAGCGCCGGCGTGGACTGGTGGATTCGTTCGTGCGTGGTGTCGAATACGAGTACATGTTCTGGGCGAGCGCCTATGACCGCCAGATGACTTGGAAACCGCAGTGGGAGGGCCTCACGTCGCGCTGATCCGGTATCGGTGTGCAGATTCGCGGATGCTCCGCGCCTCGCCGCACGCGACTGATGTGCCAATGAAAACGCCCGGCTCATGTGGGCCGGGCGTTTTCATCCGTAAAGGCTTTGCATTCGTTCTATTCGCGCACAAGCTGGATGTGCTCGATGTCGTCGCGATGTGAACGACGGTAGAGCACGGCACGGTTGCCGATCACCTGAACGACCTCGGCCCCCATGCGATCCGCAAGCCCCTGTGCGGCCTCCTTGGCGTCGATGCCCGAACCGTCGAGCACCTGCACTTTGATGAGCTCGCGTTTCTCGATCGTCTCGTCCGCCTGCTTGATCACGTTGCCGCTCAGATCGCCTTTGCCGATCTGCACGAGCGGCTTGAGCTGGTTCGCCATCGCGCGCAGCTGCCTGATCTGCTTCTTCGTCAATGCCATATTCTTGTTCCTACCTTTGGAAACCCAGTTGTCTTACAGATTCCGTGCGTAACAGTCCGCTCCATCGTACCGGAGCGCTGGGTCAATGCGTGCCGACCGCAATGGCGGTTTGAATGCGACGAGGGATGTACGGCATGGCTGCCGGTTGGTCGCATCCGGAAGGGTATCGTCACTGAATCGCAAGCGCCCTTTTACGTTCCTCAACCCTTCCGGATGCGACCAACCGGCAGCCATGCCGTGCAGCCAATCAGTGGCGATCAGAAGTCGACGTGGTGGGGATCCGCACCCTGACGTTCGCCGGTGTCCATCGCGTTGATCCGGGCCATGTCGTTCTCGCCCAGTTCGAAGTCGAATACGTGGATGTTCTGCACGATGCGGGTTTCGTGTACCGACTTCGGCAGTGGAATCACCTCACGCTGCATGTGCCAGCGAATCATCACCTGGGCAGGGGACTTGCCGTACTTGTCGCCGATGTCGCGCAGCGTCTCGTTTTCGAACAAATCACTGCCCCGACCTCCCATCGGATGCCATGCCTCGACTGCGATGCCCTTGCCGTGGCAGAAGTTGATGAGATCCTGATTGGCGAAGAGCGGATTGGACTCGATCTGGTTGACGGCAGGCTTGATCTCGGCGAGGTCCAGCAGCTCTTCGAGTTGGTCCTGCTCGAAGTTGCATACGCCGATGGCCTTGACGCGGCCGTCACGGTAGAGCGTCTCCAGCTCCTTCCATGCCTGCTGCCAGCCTTCGACCGGCCAGTGCAACAGGTAGAGGTCGAGATAATCGAGACCGAGGAGCTTGAGGCTCTTGTCGAAGGCCTCCTTCGTCTTGCCGGCGCGAATGTCGTCGTTCCACACCTTCGTGGTCACGAAGATCTGGTCGCGCGGCACGTCGGACGAGGCGATGGCCTCTCCCACAGACTTCTCGTTCTTGTAGAACGCCGCCGTGTCGATGAGGCGGTAGTTGTTGGCCAGCGCGGCCTTGACGGCGTTCACCGTCTCGGGGCCCTCTTCGGCGCGCCATACGCCGAAGCCGA includes:
- a CDS encoding aldo/keto reductase; translation: MALQDGEHTIALNNEVLMPEIGFGVWRAEEGPETVNAVKAALANNYRLIDTAAFYKNEKSVGEAIASSDVPRDQIFVTTKVWNDDIRAGKTKEAFDKSLKLLGLDYLDLYLLHWPVEGWQQAWKELETLYRDGRVKAIGVCNFEQDQLEELLDLAEIKPAVNQIESNPLFANQDLINFCHGKGIAVEAWHPMGGRGSDLFENETLRDIGDKYGKSPAQVMIRWHMQREVIPLPKSVHETRIVQNIHVFDFELGENDMARINAMDTGERQGADPHHVDF
- a CDS encoding DUF6508 domain-containing protein, with amino-acid sequence MVRRQCICGAHLYGLGHTGPNMFGFIPSSSLAHYNYDCEFNTGVTLPGGRILEQCENCGAIVLCEYPTLDGSKRGEDPLITYGPGTVYEQCDIESVPLTYRSFRALMFSGVTGGVMYSEAFKENIAKLFDTDIDHLPSWKVVKDALLDPENCALDEWWQASIGRNFIVLYENSKVLRLVAAWHRVPGTEILNADMRRVIEENRDPMRHTASDTDEMKRAAQELEISDVAKRLLLTGTHARLSLIDKSMRLGRPLTELARFASLESLMGGKQLWENGDVRELHFVPFGIFHAEVADDTEMHTVDIIMRHNLLSRMMCSCEQAQSLHVCRHEVATILQLAQQFRFAIDLDVERGVSMREGERGTGSQFEHYANMLDVMREHEDSRDTYEWLTAYIQPLESDTGDLYHTEFMTMPGVMSSVSYVVYEPIMLGFIDSVLTRCSADFTKTLRRYGLDADVDPKILNVHSLDMELVSALITMIVYRERRSDGYLAECLENGVLVGLLKRIRELVEEGKDRRSRRIRQ
- a CDS encoding YccF domain-containing protein, giving the protein MRFIGNLIWLVLGGLEIAFAWFVVGLVLCVTIVGIPLGVQSFKMAQLTLTPFGKHVVYGGSVGSLLLNIVWVVLVGWWMALGYLIAGVLNCITVIGVPFGIQSFKMCKLALWPFGTTID
- a CDS encoding metallopeptidase family protein gives rise to the protein MHMSEPEFERTVTEAVRSVPERFKKALSNIAITVADEPTDSEYVSMTHGDGELLGLYQGTPITQRTTGYAGVLPDRITIFKGPHERICATHAQMIEQIRKTVLHELGHYFGFDDKYLHSHGY
- a CDS encoding YhbY family RNA-binding protein; this encodes MALTKKQIRQLRAMANQLKPLVQIGKGDLSGNVIKQADETIEKRELIKVQVLDGSGIDAKEAAQGLADRMGAEVVQVIGNRAVLYRRSHRDDIEHIQLVRE
- the tenA gene encoding thiaminase II gives rise to the protein MAKSMPITITRTDLPPFALRMRQAADPVWEEGYRQPFIQELGAGTLDRSKFAFYLMQDELYLGAYAKVHALAVTKTDDREVMAWMAGVQDAILHVETSLHRDYLASFGLTEEKVLHGQQSAFARAYTTNMLTTAYSGDLLDILVSVLPCAWVYADYGERLARDFAQGLEHNPYRQWIDMYKTDEFWQSSVWLLAQIERRVADVGEERRRGLVDSFVRGVEYEYMFWASAYDRQMTWKPQWEGLTSR
- a CDS encoding GNAT family N-acetyltransferase; this encodes MNDSISYRTLQRTDYPALTKMLCETWHKQDPQMDEDLQTKLAQIDLEYCLARTTTAEVAVRDGEVVGAILGRIDAQETRKGINQHHRSVMKIMGPLFFNKSAHQALKNMLNAEKADRQMIEQAKKDGHAYDGEIVLFIVREDMRGQGVGQHLFDWMLNEFKVNNVEHYFLYTDTDCDYGFYENRGMVRRMEMPMEPHTPKEDTEAHQEADYLDNHLHALMFDNETSPANEGVNPLGRD